The Lucilia cuprina isolate Lc7/37 chromosome 5, ASM2204524v1, whole genome shotgun sequence genome includes a window with the following:
- the LOC124420440 gene encoding uncharacterized protein LOC124420440, whose translation MQNHILGSKYKMHTVFNVLMSDKKPCPAYPVRGLTISGDPTPTAKATGCEESSATATQVSPAETPGRASLNATGAKPNTKASVDLGKPGSCSRKTTTASGSKAGCSKISSEAPLDVTPSTSKAAQVRIGKMPIKPPVSGSTKATKAKVATPVPVMHEGTANKISGSQTASPNATTNSMTPRHVTPARRAFLQRRSAAKILARLAGKPVESLSKEDKSSLEWPKGKLAVLEKSPPSRLRTRLNGNVLRRRLIFRASSPGQNVRNRCPPSRMTGPPVKWLRTYSRVLSSTGVT comes from the coding sequence ATGCAGAATCATATACTTGGCAGCAAGTATAAAATGCACACCGTTTTTAATGTCCTAATGTCCGACAAAAAACCGTGCCCCGCGTATCCGGTAAGGGGCCTAACAATCTCCGGAGACCCTACCCCCACGGCGAAGGCGACAGGCTGTGAAGAGTCGAGTGCTACTGCCACCCAGGTTAGTCCGGCGGAGACACCGGGTCGGGCTAGTCTGAATGCTACCGGCGCCAAACCAAATACAAAAGCGTCTGTGGATTTAGGGAAGCCTGGATCCTGCAGtcgcaaaacaacaacagcatctgGCTCCAAAGCTGGATGCAGCAAAATAAGCAGCGAGGCACCTCTGGACGTCACCCCAAGTACCTCAAAAGCAGCTCAGGTCCGTATTGGCAAAATGCCGATAAAACCCCCTGTTTCGGGGTCTACTAAGGCCACCAAAGCCAAGGTAGCTACCCCAGTGCCGGTTATGCACGAGGGAACTGCGAACAAGATTTCGGGTTCTCAAACGGCATCTCCTAATGCCACCACGAATAGTATGACCCCCAGGCACGTAACACCAGCAAGAAGGGCCTTCCTACAACGGCGCTCCGCCGCCAAAATTCTAGCGCGCTTAGCTGGCAAGCCAGTTGAGTCGCTAAGTAAAGAGGACAAGTCCTCTCTAGAATGGCCTAAGGGAAAATTGGCCGTTCTGGAGAAGAGTCCCCCCTCACGTCTAAGGACGCGCCTAAACGGCAACGTTCTGAGGAGGAGACTAATCTTCAGGGCCAGCAGCCCGGGACAAAACGTCCGAAACCGTTGCCCCCCAAGCCGCATGACAGGACCTCCGGTGAAGTGGTTGAGAACCTATTCACGCGTGCTGTCATCGACAGGGGTGACATAG